In Triticum aestivum cultivar Chinese Spring chromosome 5B, IWGSC CS RefSeq v2.1, whole genome shotgun sequence, the following proteins share a genomic window:
- the LOC123116066 gene encoding polyadenylate-binding protein-interacting protein 8-like yields MDAVRRSGATPADQTVQRTVTAATPLLNALAREFVPMGAAADVLNPLAKGSLPVGAAAALNPLAREFVPWWRVGGGSRRGLSADAPEFVVTQGLYLQDLTVVGYPARGTGVYIGNAVPTMTWRRSSRVRNYSQQGRTRYSYRVQRIHDAEFVRRTVYVGDIDHTVTEQMLAGLFGICGVVVDCRLSGDPTSGFRFAFIEFQHQEDAAIALHLDGIIIGLHPLKVAPSRNAIAPIKHSFLPRSEDEKERSSRTVYCTNIEHMVTAAELKDFFERYFGSVSHVRLLGHNNHATQTAFIEFVEVSGAIIALSSSGIYMRGLAIRVVPSKTPIRTTFTDNPHLDH; encoded by the exons ATGGACGCGGTGCGACGAAGCGGTGCGACGCCGGCGGACCAGACAGTCCAGAGGACAGTCACGGCGGCCACCCCGCTGCTCAACGCGCTTGCCAGGGAGTTCGTGCCCATGGGCGCCGCCGCCGACGTGCTGAACCCACTCGCCAAGGGGTCTTTGCCCGTGGGCGCTGCCGCCGCGCTTAACCCGCTCGCCAGGGAGTTCGTGCCGTGGTGGCGCGTTGGGGGCGGATCAAGGAGGGGGCTCTCGGCGGATGCGCCGGAGTTCGTCGTAACGCAGGGGCTCTACTTGCAGGACCTCACGGTGGTAGGCTACCCTGCGCGCGGCACCGGCGTCTACATCGGCAATGCAGTCCCAACTATGACCTGGAGAAGATCATCG AGGGTTAGGAACTACTCACAACAGGGAAGGACCAGGTATTCTTACCGGGTTCAAAGGATCCACGATGCAGAATTTGTGAGAAGAACAGTTTATGTTGGTGATATTGATCACACT GTCACCGAACAAATGTTGGCTGGGCTCTTTGGGATATGTGGAGTT GTTGTAGATTGTCGTCTTAGTGGAGACCCCACTTCTGGTTTTCGCTTTGCATTCATAGAGTTTCAGCATCAGG AGGATGCGGCTATTGCCCTACATCTTGATGGGATCATTATAGGACTCCACCCTCTGAAGGTAGCACCTTCTAGGAATGCAATCGCGCCTATCAAGCATTCGTTTCTTCCTCGG TCTGAAGATGAAAAGGAGAGGTCTTCAAGGACAGTATATTGCACTAATATTGAACATATG GTCACTGCCGCCGAGCTAAAGGACTTCTTCGAGAGATATTTTGGCTCG GTTTCTCATGTAAGGCTTTTGGGTCATAACAACCATGCCACTCAGACAGCTTTTATTGAGTTTGTGGAG GTTAGTGGCGCCATTATTGCTTTGAGCTCCAGCGGCATATACATGAGAGGCCTTGCTATCAG GGTGGTCCCTTCAAAGACACCAATCAGGACAACCTTCACTGATAATCCGCACCTTGATCACTAG